The Flavobacterium commune genome contains the following window.
CATATTTCTACTTTGATTTTGACATTCTTCTTCCGTTTTATGAAAGAATTAATCGAGGAAGGTCACGTATATATTGCGGCTCCGCCTTTGTATTTGGTTAAAAAAGGAAACAAAAAAGAGTACGCATGGAATGATGTTCAACGTGATCAGGCTAACGAAAGAATGGGTGGGAGTGCAGCTATTCAACGTTATAAAGGTCTTGGAGAGATGAACGCAGAGCAGTTGTGGGAAACGACTATGGATCCAAATTTCAGAACTTTACGTCAGGTAACAATTGAGAGTTTAGCCGAGGCTGATCGTGTTTTCTCTATGTTAATGGGTGATGAAGTTCCGCCACGTAGAGAATTTATCGAGAAAAATGCAGTTTACGCTAATATTGATGCGTAAAAAATAGTTTATTCGGTGGTTATTTTAAGCAATAAATTGTAGATTAGCGGGAGTTAACCAATTTTTTACTTAACCCGAATAAACATTAAAATATGAAAGTTACTATTGTAGGAGCAGGAAACGTAGGAGCAACCTGTGCAGATGTTATTTCTTATAGAGGAATTGCCAGTGAAGTAGTATTGTTAGATATCAAAGAAGGTTTTGCCGAAGGGAAAGCTTTGGATATTATGCAATGTGCTACCGATACAGGATTTAATACCCGAGTGATAGGAGTTACTAATGATTATTCAAAAACTGCCAACAGTGATGTGGTGGTGGTGACTTCAGGGATTCCCAGAAAACCAGGGATGACTCGCGAGGAATTGATAGGAATTAATGCTGGAATAGTAAAATCGGTAGTTGAAAATATTTTAAAATATTCTCCGGATACTATAATTGTTATGGTTTCGAATCCAATGGATACAATGACTTATTTGGCGTTGAAATCTACTGGTTTGCCAAAAAACAGGATTATTGGAATGGGAGGAATTTTAGATAGTTCCCGTTTTAGAACCTATTTATCTTTGGCTTTAGATAAACCGGCAAATGATGTATCGGGGATGGTTATTGGAGGTCATGGTGATACCACGATGATTCCGTTAACGCGTTTGGCTTCTTATAATGGAATTCCTGTTTCACAGTTTCTGTCAGAAGAGGTGTTGCAAAAAGTAGCTGCTGACACCATGGTAGGAGGGGCAACGCTTACAGGGCTTTTAGGAACATCAGCCTGGTATGCGCCTGGAGCTTCGGTAGCTTTTTTGGTTGATAGTATTTTGAATGATCAAAAAAGAATGATTGCTTGTTCTGTTTATGTTGAAGGGGAGTATGGTCAGAGTGATATTTGTATCGGGGTGCCTTGTATCATTGGAAAAAATGGAGTAGAAGAGATTTTGGATATTCAATTAAATGATAAGGAAAAAGCATTGTTTGCAAAAAGTGCTGATGCAGTTAGAGCAATGAATGATGCTTTGAAGACTATTTTAGCTTAAGTTTTTTTCACATATAAAGTGAAGACTGCAATTTTGCAGTCTTTTTTTTGAGATTAATTCATAAATAAATTGGTTAATCATAACCAGAATTATATATTTGCTCGGTTTAAAAAATGACCGTTGGCTTTTGAAGTTTTTTAGATTAGAATAAATAAAAGCTAAAGTGTTGTTTATAAGAGGTTAACACAAAATAATAAATTTAAAATAATTAATTTTTAGTAATAATGCAGAATAAAGGACTTATTAAATTTTTCGCAATTCTATTTGCATTGGTAAGTATTTACCAACTCACATTCACTTTTGTGGCCAATAATGTCAAAAGTGAAGCCAAGGCTTTTGCAGGAGATAATCCTGATAAAGAGTTAAAGTATTTAGATTCTATTAGTAAAGAAAGTGTGTTGAATCTTGGTTTTACTGAATTCACTTATGATGAAGTAAAAAATAAGCAACTTAATAAAGGTCTTGACTTAGAAGGAGGAATCAACGTGATTCTTCAAATTTCTATTAAAGATGTTTTAAAAGGATTATCTAATAATTCTAAAAATCCTGTATTTAATAAGTCATTAGCTGATGCAACTGCAAATTTAGAAGGAAATAAAACGTATTTAAATAAGTTTTTTGAAGCTTTTGAAGCTAATTCAAAAGGAAGCGTAAAATTAGCTTCGCCAGACATTTTTGCAAACAGATCTTTGCAAGGAGAAGGTGGTGTTGATTTTCAAATGACAGACGCTCAAGTTCAAAAAGTAATCAAAAGAAAAGTTGATGAATCAATCGAAAGTGCTTTTAAAGTGCTAAGAGAGCGTATCGACAAATTTGGTGTTACACAACCTAATATCCAAAAATTAGGAGAAACGGGAAGAATTCTTGTAGAACTTCCGGGGGCTAAAGATGTAGATAGGATTAAAAAATTATTAGGTGGAAAAGCACAACTTGAGTTTTGGGAAACTTATAAAGTTGAAGAAATTGGAAATTTCTTAATGGCTGCTAATGAGGCATTGAAAAAGACTGAAATTGCTAAAGTTGAGAAAAAAGCAGTAGTTAAGGATTCATTAAGCGCCTTATTGACCGATACTAAAGATTCAACAGAGACTAAAAAAGGAAATAATCCACTATTTGATAAGATGTTATCTCAAAGTGGAGGAGGTTTAGGTTTCTATGCTCCAAAAGATACTGCTGTAATCAATGGTTATTTAAAAAGAGCCGACATTAAAGCTTTGTTGTCTCCGGATCAACGTTATGCTAAATTTGTTTGGGGAAAAGCTACTAAATTAAAAGATGCTAAAGAAAAAGAAGTAGAAGCAGTTGAGCTGTATGCTTTAAGAGGAAACAGAGACAATACTCCAGCTATGCTTGGTGCTGTGGTTACTGATGCAAAAGATACTTTTGACCAATTCGGTAAACCGGCAGTTTCTATGCAAATGAGTCCGCAAGGAGCTAAAGCTTGGGAAGAATTAACAGGTAGAGCTTATACTCAAAAAACTAATATTGCCATTGTTTTGGATAACGTGGTATATTCTGCACCGGGAGTTTCCAGTGGTCCTATTTCAGGTGGAAGATCTGAAATTACAGGTTCATTTGATATTACTGAAACTCAGGATTTAGCCAATGTATTAAATGCTGGTAAATTACCTGCTTCTGCTGATATTATTCAGTCAACAGTTGTAGGACCATCCTTAGGACAGGCTTCTATTGATGCTGGTATGCTGTCTTCAATTGTTGGATTCTTATTGGTGTGTATATGGATGGTGTTCTATTATGGCAGAGCAGGTTGGTATGCAAACCTTGCTTTATTATTGAACTTATTGTTCTTATTCGGAATTATGGCAAGTTTTGGTTTTGTATTAACATTACCGGGAATTGCAGGTATTGTATTAACATTGGGTACTGCTGTTGATGCTAACATTATTATCTATGAAAGAGCAAAAGAAGAATTGCGTGATGGTAAATCTTTACTGGAAGCAGTAACTTCATCTTACGGATGGCACGGAGCAATGCGTTCTATTATTGATGCTAATGTTACACACGTTTTGACTGGAGCGATTTTGTTTATTTTTGGAACAGGACCAATCAAAGGTTTTGCTTTAACATTACTTATTGGTATTGTAACATCTTTGTTTACGTCTATTTTTATTGCCCGAATTTTTATTGATAAAAATATTGTTGGAAAGGCTAATTTAACTTTCTGTACAAATATTACTAAAAATTGGTTTACTAATTTTAACTATGATTTTATCAAGATTAAGAAAATCACTTATATCTTCTCTTCAATTGTAGTAATTGTGAGTTTGGTTTCCATTTTCTTCGGTAACGGATTGGATCAGGGGGTTGACTTTGTAGGGGGAAGAACTTTTCAGGTTAAATTTGAAAAACCAGTAGATGCAGTTGTGATTTCAGAAGAATTATCTACAGCTTTTGGAACTCCGGTAGAAGCTAAGGTTTTAGGAGATGAAGATCAGTTGAAAATTACAACTAAATACAAAATCAAAGAAGATGGTATTGCTGTTGATAAGGAAGTAAATGAGAAGTTATATGCCGCTTTAGCTAAGTATTATCCAAATACTTCTTATGATAAATTTATCAACACTTTTGATGGTAAAAAAGTAGGAGTTTTACAAGCGTCTAAAGTTGGAGCTTCAATCTCTGAAGATATTAAAACAAATTCTTACTGGGCGGTATTAGGAGCATTAGCTGTTATTTTCTTATACTTAATGATTTCATTCCGTAAATGGCAATATTCATTAGGTGCTATTGCTGCTGTAGCGCATGACGTAATCTTTGTATTAGGAATTTACTCTTTATGTTATAAATTTATGCCTTTCCACATGGAAATGGATCAGCACTTCATAGCGGCTATTTTGACTGTTATTGGTTATTCGATGAATGATACAGTAATTGTATTTGATAGAATTAGAGAGTTTATACTAGGAAAACGTAAAGGAAGTTTTGAAGATATTGTAAATGCTTCTATTAATACTACTTTGTCAAGAACCTTAAATACTTCATTGACGATGATTCTGGTATTATTGACAATGTTTCTTTTTGGTGGTGAATCTATCAGAGGATTTATTTTTGCAATGCTTGTAGGTATTATTGTAGGAACTTATTCTTCATTGTTCATTGCTACTCCGGTACTAGTGGATACTATTTCCAGAGAAGAGAAAACTACTGTTGAAAAGCAACACGAAGCAGCCTAATTTGCTTGCTATTATATAATTGAGACCCGGCTTTTTAGTTGGGTCTTTTTTTTTTGAAATTAATTCGACTTTTTTTAAAATCTGTTTTATATTTCTCAAAAGCTTTTAATAAAACTTGGTTTTTTAATATATTTACCTAATAATAGGATTCCCCCAAATCTTAATCTATTTTAAAAATTAGAACAATGAAAAAGAATCTACTTTTATTTGTCTTTGTTTGTCTGGCTAATATGTTATTTAGTACTAGTGCTTTTGCACAAACTGCTCCACCTACACCAAATCCAGCCTTTTTATATTATTGTTTAAACGAAGCAGCTGTACCTTTAAACGCAACTCCTTCTGGAGGAGGAACTTTAAGATGGTACACAGTTGCAACAGGTGGGACTTTTTCTAGTACTGCTCCAACACCACCAACCAATGTTGCTGCAACAGGAAGTACCCCGCTAATTTATTATGTGACTCAAGTCATTGGAGGGGTTGAGAGTACTCCGCGAACTCCAATAACAGTATATGTTGATCAAAAATTAAATTTGTTTTGTGATGTAAGAACTACAAATTCTATTAGATTTGATTTTGCTAATACAGGACAAAGTAGTTACAATTATAGTTATACTGTTGATGGAGGATTACCTATAACAGGTACACATAATGCTCCAAGTAATTTTACGGTTTCTGGATTAAATGAAGGTCAAACAGTAGTCTTTACACTAACTGCTGTAGGGGCAAAGGCTTGTGTAACTCAAGAGACTGCAAGTTGTTCAACTAGATGTTCAGCAACTATAACGACCCCTAATTTTACCCAAATACCACCTATTTGTCAAGGAGATACACCTCCAATATTACCAGCAACTTCAAATAACGGTATAACTGGAACTTGGTCTCCATCTGTGATTAATACTGCAACTTCTGGAACTGTTACTTATAGTTTTACTCCTAATTCTACTAGCTTTCCTTGTGCGAATCCTCAAACAATGAATATTACTGTGCTTCCAAGACAGACTCCAACATTTAATTCCATTCCTTTAACGGTATGTCAAAATGCGATAGCTCCTATTTTACCTTCAAATTCAAATAATACGACTCCGGTTTCTGGAACCTGGAGTCCTAGTACAGTCGATACTTCTGTTTTAGGAACTGTTACTTATACTTTTACGCCAAATCCCGGACAATGTGTTGTGGCTACTCCTACAACAGCTACAATTTCAATTATACCAAATGTTGTAAGTCCTGGTTTTACACCCATCGCTCCAATATGTATTGGAAGTACTCCACCTACTTTAAATACTACTTCTCCATCAGGAGTAACAGGAATCTGGTCTCCTTTAGTGATTAATACTAATTCTTTAGGTACAACAACTTATACATTTACTCCAAATCCGAATCAATGTGCCAATCCGCAACCTTTAAGTGTGACTATAATTCCTAAAACAGTAACAAATTTTGCCCAGATTGCTCCTTTTTGTGCAGGAGATCCAGCACCAATATTAGCTACGACATCACCTAACGGGGTTTCAGGAACTTGGTTTCCTGCTAATGTAGATAATTTTGCGAGTGCTTCTTATTTATTTACTCCAAATACTAATGAATGTGCCACAACACAAACAATGAACATAACGGTAAACCAGCCAATTAGCCCTGGTTTTAGCGATTTTTCTATCTGTTCAGGAAGTACTCCGCCAATATTAGATACAACTTCTCCTAGTGGTGTTACAGGAACTTGGGATCCGCCTACGGTTGATGAATTTAATAGTGATTCCTATACTTTTACTCCTGATATCGGTCAATGTGCCACTCAACAAACAATTGATGTAACAGTTTTGCCAAGTAATGTCTTAGTCGATTTTACCTGGACAGTTACTGAAGCTTTTGCCGAGAATCAAAAAGTGACAGTTACTGCAATTAATCCGGGAGGCGATTATCTTTATCAATTGGATGATGGTCCTTTTCAATCGAGTAATGTTTTTGAATATGTAGCTTCGGGTACGCATTCGATAACAGTTGCTGACCAAACAGGATGTAGTGCACCTATTACTAAAACAGATGTTATGGTGGTGAATTATCCAAAATATTTCACCCCTAACAATGATGGTTATAATGATTCGTGGAACATATCCGAATTGAGTTCGCAGCCTTATGCTTACATTCGAATATTTGACCGTTATGGTAAATTTTTAAAACAAATAAGTCCTAATGGAACGGGCTGGAACGGAACTTATAATGGTTATTACATGCCGGCCGATGATTACTGGTTTGTAATTCATTATCTTGAAAATAATATTGTAAAAGAGTTCAAATCTCATTTTTCATTGAAGAGATAAAAAACTAAAAAAGGAATTGTAGCATCGCTACAATTCCTTTTTTTTATGCTGATTCTAATGCTGAGAGGATAAATTCAGAACCACGTTTAAATTGGCTGTTGATAGAGACTTTCGCATCGTTTCTTTCTGCTAGTTTTCGAACTAAATTCAATCCTATTCCTGTTCCCGAATCTCCTCTTGAGGATTGTCCCAGAGTATAAAACATTTGAAATATTTTTTCTGCCTGACTTTCTGGAATTCCGGGGCCATTGTCTGTTACTGCTATTTGTTGTAGTGCATCATTGTACGAAATGCGTATCTCGGTCATTTCTTTATCATTGTATTTTATGGCGTTCGATAATAAATTTTGAATAATTTGCTTGAATGCTACCGATTGAAAACGAATAGTGTGATTCAGGTTTTCTTTTGTAATTTGGATGTTATTGCCGGGATTAATTAATTTTAGGACTGCGTTGACCTCGCTAAGGATATTAATGCTTTCTTTTCCTTCGTTGTTTTCAACATTTTTGGAATAATACAATAAGTCATCAATTAGTTTAGACATAGTCATAGCAGATGATTTTACCATCTCAAATAAGTCGGTAGCTTCTTCTTTTAAGTCCAACAGATGTTCTTCTTCGATGAATTCAACCAGGGATTTAATGTTGTTTAAAGGTGTTTTTAAATCATGAGCAATGATATTGGCAAATTGTTCTAACTCACCATTTTTAGCTACTAATTTTTCGTTCAATCTCTTTAATTCCTGATCGTAATCCCATATTTTCAAGAAAGATTCTACTTTATTCCTCGTGATTTCAATGTTTAAGGGTTTGAATAGAAAATCAATTGCGCCTAATTCATAAGCTTTATTTATGTATTTTTCTTCGTTGCTTATGGCGGTTACAAAAAGGGTTGGAATATTAGCCGTATTTGGATGCTGTTTTGTTATTTCTACAAATTCATAGCCGTCCATCTCGGGCATTTGAACATCGACCAAAATAAGCGAAATCTTTTCTTTCAAAAGTATTTGTAGTCCTTCGTTTCCCGAATTACAGCATATTATTTCTCTGTCTGGACTTTCCAGAATACTTTTTAATGCAATTAGATTGGCAGGTTTATCGTCTATTAATAATAAGGTATGCTTTTTAACAGAATTCATTATTCAATGTATTTATGATGTTTGTGGTATTTAATTCCTGATGTTGATTACAAATGTTTTTTGCTGCTTTTGGCATAATGGCAAATTCGGCTTCGTCACAATCCTGAATGATTGTTGTTCCGTTGTTTTGGGCAATTATTTTTAAGCCATTTGCACCATCATGGTTAGATCCTGATAATAAGATGGCGCAACATTTCTCTTTTAATATGTTCGAAAATGACTCAAATGTCACATCAATTGAAGGGCGACTAAAATTGACTGTTTCTGATACATCCAGCGAAAAACAAAGATCTTCTTCTAAGAGTAAATGATAATCGGCTGGTGCTGTATAAATAAATCCTTTTTCTATTTTTTCCTTGTCTTCAATTTCTTTGACCGAATAGTGCGTATTTCTTTGCAAAATATCCTCAAATGAAGAATTTGTATTTTTTAACCGATGCAAAACAATAACAATAGGTACGTTGATGCTTTTGTCTAAATGATTTAAAATAGACAAAATGGCATCAAAAGCTCCCGCCGAACCACCTATTACAATTAACTCCGGTTTCATCTTATTTTTTGATAAATTTTTTCTTCGCGGTCAATTTCCTTAAAGTTTTCATATACTGAACTAAAACGCAAGGATTCTTTTTTTCCAATAGCCAGAAAACCATGAACAGGTAAACTTTCGTAAAAAAGCTCTAACGCTTTGTTTTGTAGATTGTTGTTGAAATAAATCAATACATTTCTACAAAGTATCAACTGGCATTCTTTAAAAACACCATCGGCAACTAAATTATGATTAGAAAATAGAATATTTTGTTTCAATTCCGATTGTATCATCGAATGTTTTTCGTCAGAAACAAAATAGTTTTTTAAGGATTCTTTGCCTCCGCATTCGTAATAATTTTTAACATAATCTTTAAAATTGCTGTTATCGTAAATTCCTTTTCGGGAACGTTCTATGGCATTAGTACTGATGTCTGTAGCATAAATTCTGCTTTTAGCATACAGATTATTCTCTTTCAAAAGAATATTTAACGAATAAGTTTCTTCTCCAAAAGAACAGCCGGCACTCCAAATATTGATTTTAGGATAACTTTCTAAATACGGAAAAACTTTTTGCTGTAAGGATTTAAAAAAGCTGGGATCCCTGAAAAATTCACTCACATTAACCACAATTTCGTTAATGAAATCCTGAAAAATAGAGGGATTGTTGATGAGTTCAAATTTTAAGTCAACAGTATTTTTCATGTTGTTGATAGCCATAAAACGATTTATTCTCCTAAGCATCGATGCTTTAGAGTAATCACTAAAGTCATAATCAAATTGTCTTTTTATTGTGTAGAGCAATTCGTCTAATTCGTTTAAAGTTATCATTTATAAATCCAAATGCTGATTAGTGAAATAAGTTTTTGAATATCAATAGGTTTTGACTGGTAATCTGATGCGCCGGCTTTTAAAATTTCGTCACGATCGCCTTTCATTGCTTTGGCAGTTAAGGCAATAATAGGCAGATTTTTCCATTTTGCATTTTCTCTGATTTTTTTAGTGGCTTCAAATCCGTCCATTTCAGGCATCATAATATCCATCAGAATAATATCAAAGCTTTGATGTTCTTCTAAGGCATTTAGGGCTTCAATTCCGTTAAATGCAGTGGTTATTACCGCTCCTTTGCCGGTTAAAGCTGCTGATAGGGCATAAATATTTCGGATATCGTCATCTACAATCAGGATATTTTTGTTTTTTAAAATTTCGCCTCCGGCTAAATTTGGAGCCGTTTTGTACTCGGTATTTTCGGTAGTTTCTATTTTGTTCAGGAATAATAAAATTTCATCTTTTAGTCTTTCGGTGGCATTATTAGTTTTGATTACAATGCTGTCCACACTTTTTTCAAGCTCTAGTTGTTCAACTTCCGATAATGATTTTCCGGTATTGATAATGATTTTGATATTCTTATTCTTAGAGATGCTTTTTAATTCAGAAATAGCTTTTACATTGTCAGAATCAGGTAAGCCTAAATCGATAATGGCACAATCGATGTCAACATTAGTAAGTATGTTTTCTGCTTCTAATCGGGAATAAGCCTGAATGCAAATGGTGTTTTTGTCATTGGCATGCAGCAATTGTTTTATCGAATAGTTTAATTTTTCGTCATCTTCTAAAATCAGTACTTTTTTAAACACTTTGTTGATTTCCTCATCGATAGAGAGAAAGGCATTTTTAAGTTTTTCGGGCGTAATAGGTTTTACTAAGAAATCAAAAGCACCCATTTCTTTGGCTAATTTTTCTCGTTTCATCCCTGACATGACGTGTACCGGAATGTGTTTTAATTCGGTATCTTCTTTGAGCCATTTTAAAACCGTCCATCCGTCAATTCCGGGTAATTTCATATCCAGAATAATGGCTTTAGGATTGTACTTTTTAGCATATTGAAAACCGGTTTCACCTTGATGGGCAATAATGGCTTTAAATCCGTTATTGTGAGCTACCTGAAGTAATACCTCGGCAAATGATGGATCATCTTCGATAATTAAAACTGTTTTATCATCAAAATCGGCTAGGTTTCGATCATCATTTATGTTTGCCGAAAGATCCACAAATTCTTCATTTGCTTTTGGATATTCGGATTCTATTTGTTCTTCCTTCACAACTACAGTTTCAGGAATTGCTGTAACAATTGGTTCGGTTTTAGCAATATTGCTATTTTCTTGATATTTTATTGGAATCAAAACCCCAAAAGTACTTCCATTATTGAGTTGGCTGTCAAAAAATACCTCTCCGTTAAGTAATTGTGCTAATTGTTTAGAGATGGACAATCCTAAGCCTGTTCCACCATATTTTCTACTGGTTGAGCTATCGGCTTGCTGGAAACTCTGGAACAATTTTTTCTTGTTCTCTTCGGAAATTCCAATACCATTATCTTTGATTGCAATGAATAGCACTTCGTTTTTGTCTAATGATGCCAATTGAGGATTGCTGTAGTTCCAATTTTCTGCCGGACGGTCAAAAGTCATTGAAACTGTTCCTCCATCGGGAGTGAATTTCAAAGCATTTGATAGAAAGTTTTTAAGAATCTGTTCGATTTTGCCTACATCGCTGTAAATTTCTCGGGGACATTTTTCGGTAATTTTGGATTCAAAACGAATGTTCTTTTTCTGCATTTGTGTTTTGAATAGCCCTTCCATATCCGAGAAAATGCGTTCTGTGACGGTATTTTCGGGATAGATTTCTACTTTACCGGCTTCAATTTTTGAAATATCTAAAATATCATTAATTAAGTCTAGTAAATCTTTTCCGGAGGTGTTGATTACCGATAAGTTTTCTAATTGGGCATTAGTCAAATTGCCCGATGTATTGTCTTTTAAAATATCCGAAAGAATTAAAATACTGTTCAAAGGCGTTCTTAATTCGTGTGACATATTGGCTAAAAACTCCGATTTGTATTTGCTGGCCTGAGCAATTTCTTCTGATTTTATATTGAGTTCTTCCTGAGCAATAATGAGGTCGCTGTTTTTCTTCTCAATTTCGTAGTTTTTAGTTTCCAGTTCGCGGCTTTTTTCTTCAAGATAGGCATTGGTTTGTTCTAATTCTGCGGCTTGACTTTTTAGTTCTTCTTCCGATTGTTGCAGTAGCAAACTGTGTTTGTTAAGTTCTTCGTTGTTTTGTCTTAGTTCTTCTTCCTGTACTTGTAAAATATTGTTTTTGCGATTGATTTCTTCGATTGAAATTTTTAATTCTTCATTTCTGATAAAAACAGCCGTTGCATTGCCTAAGGAGTTTTTTAAGCTGTTTAATAGTTTTTGATCTGTATCGGTAAAGTTGTTCAAAGAGCCAATTTCGATAACACCTATAATTGTATTTTTATAAGCAATAGGAGTGATTAAAACATTGTAAATGGCTGCTTTTCCTAATGAAGAAGTAAGGAAGGAGTATTCTTTGCTTAGATTGTTCAGGCATTTTTGTTCGTTATTTTTGACAGCTTCGCCAATTAACCCTTCTCCAAAAGCAATCGTTTTTGGACTATTATCATCGTCAGCATAACTGCCAATTTTTATTAGATTGTCTTTGTTGTCAATGTAATCGGTGGTGTAAAAAGTAGCCTGACACGCATTGGTTTGCTGGCTTAGAATTTTACTGATATTGGTACCAAAATCATTTATTTTTTTAGAAGTTATAATAACGTTGTTTATTTCGCTAATGTTTTTTTCCAGTAAGCTATTGGCTTCTGCCTGATCTTTTAGTCGTTTTAATTCTAAAGACATGGTGTTTAATGACTGGTTCAAAGTGTCAGATTCACTTCTAACTTTAATCGTGTCGCCCAGATTTCCGGAGCTGATTTTTGTAGCTAAATCAATTTGTTCTTTAATTGCAGAAGTTAGTTTTTTTATAGATTCTCTAATGGAATCTAATTCGATGTTTCCCGTAAGTTTATGTTCAAATTCAGTATATCCAATAGCAATTTTACTGATTTTAAAAGCAATTGTATTGAGTGAATTTGAAGTATTCTGAATTAATTTAAAGACTAAAATTCCGGTTATTAACAGCAGTAATGAAAATGATGCTAATGCAAGAATAGTATTTAAAACCGTTGTATTTTTTTCTTGCTGAGTAGCCTGAATAATGTAATTGAGTTTTTTAATTTTTAAGGCGTTGAGTTTGTTGTTTACAG
Protein-coding sequences here:
- a CDS encoding T9SS type B sorting domain-containing protein, coding for MKKNLLLFVFVCLANMLFSTSAFAQTAPPTPNPAFLYYCLNEAAVPLNATPSGGGTLRWYTVATGGTFSSTAPTPPTNVAATGSTPLIYYVTQVIGGVESTPRTPITVYVDQKLNLFCDVRTTNSIRFDFANTGQSSYNYSYTVDGGLPITGTHNAPSNFTVSGLNEGQTVVFTLTAVGAKACVTQETASCSTRCSATITTPNFTQIPPICQGDTPPILPATSNNGITGTWSPSVINTATSGTVTYSFTPNSTSFPCANPQTMNITVLPRQTPTFNSIPLTVCQNAIAPILPSNSNNTTPVSGTWSPSTVDTSVLGTVTYTFTPNPGQCVVATPTTATISIIPNVVSPGFTPIAPICIGSTPPTLNTTSPSGVTGIWSPLVINTNSLGTTTYTFTPNPNQCANPQPLSVTIIPKTVTNFAQIAPFCAGDPAPILATTSPNGVSGTWFPANVDNFASASYLFTPNTNECATTQTMNITVNQPISPGFSDFSICSGSTPPILDTTSPSGVTGTWDPPTVDEFNSDSYTFTPDIGQCATQQTIDVTVLPSNVLVDFTWTVTEAFAENQKVTVTAINPGGDYLYQLDDGPFQSSNVFEYVASGTHSITVADQTGCSAPITKTDVMVVNYPKYFTPNNDGYNDSWNISELSSQPYAYIRIFDRYGKFLKQISPNGTGWNGTYNGYYMPADDYWFVIHYLENNIVKEFKSHFSLKR
- a CDS encoding CheR family methyltransferase, with product MITLNELDELLYTIKRQFDYDFSDYSKASMLRRINRFMAINNMKNTVDLKFELINNPSIFQDFINEIVVNVSEFFRDPSFFKSLQQKVFPYLESYPKINIWSAGCSFGEETYSLNILLKENNLYAKSRIYATDISTNAIERSRKGIYDNSNFKDYVKNYYECGGKESLKNYFVSDEKHSMIQSELKQNILFSNHNLVADGVFKECQLILCRNVLIYFNNNLQNKALELFYESLPVHGFLAIGKKESLRFSSVYENFKEIDREEKIYQKIR
- a CDS encoding hybrid sensor histidine kinase/response regulator: MNSVKKHTLLLIDDKPANLIALKSILESPDREIICCNSGNEGLQILLKEKISLILVDVQMPEMDGYEFVEITKQHPNTANIPTLFVTAISNEEKYINKAYELGAIDFLFKPLNIEITRNKVESFLKIWDYDQELKRLNEKLVAKNGELEQFANIIAHDLKTPLNNIKSLVEFIEEEHLLDLKEEATDLFEMVKSSAMTMSKLIDDLLYYSKNVENNEGKESINILSEVNAVLKLINPGNNIQITKENLNHTIRFQSVAFKQIIQNLLSNAIKYNDKEMTEIRISYNDALQQIAVTDNGPGIPESQAEKIFQMFYTLGQSSRGDSGTGIGLNLVRKLAERNDAKVSINSQFKRGSEFILSALESA
- the secDF gene encoding protein translocase subunit SecDF; its protein translation is MQNKGLIKFFAILFALVSIYQLTFTFVANNVKSEAKAFAGDNPDKELKYLDSISKESVLNLGFTEFTYDEVKNKQLNKGLDLEGGINVILQISIKDVLKGLSNNSKNPVFNKSLADATANLEGNKTYLNKFFEAFEANSKGSVKLASPDIFANRSLQGEGGVDFQMTDAQVQKVIKRKVDESIESAFKVLRERIDKFGVTQPNIQKLGETGRILVELPGAKDVDRIKKLLGGKAQLEFWETYKVEEIGNFLMAANEALKKTEIAKVEKKAVVKDSLSALLTDTKDSTETKKGNNPLFDKMLSQSGGGLGFYAPKDTAVINGYLKRADIKALLSPDQRYAKFVWGKATKLKDAKEKEVEAVELYALRGNRDNTPAMLGAVVTDAKDTFDQFGKPAVSMQMSPQGAKAWEELTGRAYTQKTNIAIVLDNVVYSAPGVSSGPISGGRSEITGSFDITETQDLANVLNAGKLPASADIIQSTVVGPSLGQASIDAGMLSSIVGFLLVCIWMVFYYGRAGWYANLALLLNLLFLFGIMASFGFVLTLPGIAGIVLTLGTAVDANIIIYERAKEELRDGKSLLEAVTSSYGWHGAMRSIIDANVTHVLTGAILFIFGTGPIKGFALTLLIGIVTSLFTSIFIARIFIDKNIVGKANLTFCTNITKNWFTNFNYDFIKIKKITYIFSSIVVIVSLVSIFFGNGLDQGVDFVGGRTFQVKFEKPVDAVVISEELSTAFGTPVEAKVLGDEDQLKITTKYKIKEDGIAVDKEVNEKLYAALAKYYPNTSYDKFINTFDGKKVGVLQASKVGASISEDIKTNSYWAVLGALAVIFLYLMISFRKWQYSLGAIAAVAHDVIFVLGIYSLCYKFMPFHMEMDQHFIAAILTVIGYSMNDTVIVFDRIREFILGKRKGSFEDIVNASINTTLSRTLNTSLTMILVLLTMFLFGGESIRGFIFAMLVGIIVGTYSSLFIATPVLVDTISREEKTTVEKQHEAA
- a CDS encoding chemotaxis protein CheB codes for the protein MKPELIVIGGSAGAFDAILSILNHLDKSINVPIVIVLHRLKNTNSSFEDILQRNTHYSVKEIEDKEKIEKGFIYTAPADYHLLLEEDLCFSLDVSETVNFSRPSIDVTFESFSNILKEKCCAILLSGSNHDGANGLKIIAQNNGTTIIQDCDEAEFAIMPKAAKNICNQHQELNTTNIINTLNNEFC
- the mdh gene encoding malate dehydrogenase — protein: MKVTIVGAGNVGATCADVISYRGIASEVVLLDIKEGFAEGKALDIMQCATDTGFNTRVIGVTNDYSKTANSDVVVVTSGIPRKPGMTREELIGINAGIVKSVVENILKYSPDTIIVMVSNPMDTMTYLALKSTGLPKNRIIGMGGILDSSRFRTYLSLALDKPANDVSGMVIGGHGDTTMIPLTRLASYNGIPVSQFLSEEVLQKVAADTMVGGATLTGLLGTSAWYAPGASVAFLVDSILNDQKRMIACSVYVEGEYGQSDICIGVPCIIGKNGVEEILDIQLNDKEKALFAKSADAVRAMNDALKTILA